Proteins from a genomic interval of Tenacibaculum sp. SZ-18:
- a CDS encoding membrane or secreted protein: protein MKLVLLTVGLLALAFAGIAIKIWAKKDGEFAGTCASQNPMLNKSGDACGFCGKTPDQFDTCSEPQHK, encoded by the coding sequence ATGAAATTAGTTTTATTAACAGTAGGTTTATTAGCTTTAGCTTTTGCAGGGATAGCAATTAAAATTTGGGCAAAAAAAGATGGTGAATTTGCTGGAACATGCGCAAGTCAAAATCCAATGTTAAATAAATCAGGTGATGCATGTGGATTTTGCGGTAAAACCCCAGATCAATTTGATACATGTTCAGAACCTCAACATAAATAA
- a CDS encoding RNA polymerase sigma factor, translated as MSFNFLLDAYWSIVYGYQLKKVANENDAEDITIQTFAKAFNKLHTFNEDYQFSTWLIAISKNIHQDILRKKKPSFILKSSKVDDEAHKVIDDSPSPEDEIITEQNLAKLLRDIKQLKPKYQEVINLRFFQELSYKEISEQLDEPMNNIKVKLLRAKKLLAEIIEKNKS; from the coding sequence ATGTCTTTCAACTTTCTTTTAGATGCCTACTGGTCTATTGTATATGGTTATCAACTGAAAAAAGTTGCTAATGAAAATGATGCTGAAGACATCACTATTCAAACATTTGCAAAGGCTTTTAATAAGCTACATACATTTAATGAAGATTATCAATTTAGTACATGGCTAATTGCAATTTCTAAAAATATACATCAAGATATACTTAGAAAGAAGAAACCTTCATTCATTCTCAAATCCTCTAAAGTTGACGATGAGGCTCATAAAGTAATAGATGATTCACCTTCCCCAGAAGATGAAATTATTACTGAACAAAATTTAGCTAAATTACTCCGAGATATTAAACAATTAAAACCAAAATATCAGGAAGTAATTAATTTGAGGTTCTTTCAAGAATTGAGTTACAAGGAAATTTCTGAACAACTTGACGAACCAATGAATAATATTAAAGTTAAATTATTAAGAGCTAAAAAACTACTTGCTGAGATTATTGAGAAAAACAAATCATGA
- a CDS encoding Nramp family divalent metal transporter yields MKKNIFISLGPGLLFAGAAIGVSHLVQSTRAGAEYGLGLVWALILVHFFKYPFFKFGPKYASVTGETLLDGYKKLGKGYLALYFIVNLATMFTIQAAVTIVTASLAAQLFGITNDLVYWSTIILFISFMILSLGKYQFLDKLMKYIILFLTISTILAVSIAIGKNEMTLPFEQILPKNAVGISFLIAFLGWMPAPLDISIWHSLWSIEKQKNTAEKVSVKKSIFDFNIGYFGTMFLGLCFIILGATVMFSTNEKFATNGGQFAIQLINLYTENLGNFAKPLIAVAAFTTMFSTTITTLDASPRAMEKAYQLLFETKKLNYWFWSIILISGTLTILILLLNSMLMLVKVATIFSFLTAPIYAILNYKLITSKFTPKEHHPKPIIKYLSFAGILFLIGFSIWYLTI; encoded by the coding sequence ATGAAAAAAAATATTTTTATCTCTTTAGGACCAGGATTGTTATTTGCTGGCGCTGCAATTGGAGTTTCTCATTTAGTACAGTCAACTAGAGCTGGTGCGGAATATGGATTAGGTTTGGTTTGGGCTTTAATTTTAGTTCATTTTTTTAAATATCCCTTTTTTAAATTCGGACCAAAATATGCTTCTGTAACAGGAGAAACCTTACTTGATGGATATAAAAAACTTGGTAAAGGATACCTAGCACTATACTTTATTGTGAACTTAGCAACTATGTTTACTATCCAAGCGGCGGTCACTATTGTAACGGCAAGTTTAGCAGCTCAACTTTTTGGTATAACAAATGATTTAGTTTACTGGTCAACAATCATCTTATTCATTAGTTTTATGATTTTATCCTTGGGAAAATATCAGTTTTTGGATAAACTTATGAAATATATTATCCTTTTTCTTACCATAAGTACAATCCTCGCTGTATCGATTGCTATTGGTAAAAACGAAATGACTTTACCTTTTGAGCAAATTTTACCAAAAAACGCAGTTGGGATAAGCTTTCTAATTGCATTTTTAGGTTGGATGCCGGCTCCTCTAGATATATCAATTTGGCATTCGCTATGGTCAATAGAAAAACAAAAAAATACTGCAGAAAAAGTAAGTGTCAAAAAATCAATTTTTGATTTCAATATAGGTTATTTTGGAACGATGTTTTTAGGTTTATGCTTCATTATACTTGGAGCAACGGTAATGTTTTCAACAAATGAAAAATTTGCTACTAATGGAGGTCAATTCGCCATTCAATTAATAAATCTATATACAGAAAATTTAGGCAATTTTGCAAAACCTTTAATTGCAGTTGCGGCATTTACAACCATGTTTAGCACAACAATCACAACACTTGACGCTTCACCAAGAGCTATGGAAAAAGCCTATCAACTATTATTTGAAACTAAAAAACTAAATTATTGGTTTTGGAGTATTATTTTAATCAGCGGTACTCTAACCATTTTAATACTTTTATTGAACAGTATGTTAATGCTAGTTAAGGTTGCTACCATATTTTCATTTTTAACAGCTCCCATTTACGCGATTCTAAATTATAAACTAATAACAAGTAAATTCACTCCTAAAGAACATCATCCTAAACCAATAATTAAATACTTAAGCTTCGCAGGTATACTCTTCTTAATTGGTTTTAGCATTTGGTACTTAACCATTTAA
- the lipA gene encoding lipoyl synthase — MSEKILIPTETKIIKGASTERVKKPKWLRVKLPVGKKYTELRGLVDKYKLNTICTSGSCPNMGECWGEGTATFMILGNICTRSCGFCGVKTGRPETVEWDEPEKVARSIKIMKIKHAVITSVDRDDLKDGGSIIWAETVEAIRRANPNTTLETLIPDFQGSTKLIDRIIEVHPEVVSHNMETVKRLTREVRIQAKYDRSLGVLKYLKDNGMRTKSGIMLGLGETEDEVIQTMKDLRKVGLDIITIGQYLQPTKKHLPVKEFITPDQFKKYETLGKEMGFMYVESGALVRSSYKAHKHAS, encoded by the coding sequence ATGTCAGAAAAGATTCTAATTCCTACAGAAACTAAAATTATAAAAGGCGCGAGCACCGAAAGAGTTAAAAAACCTAAATGGCTGCGTGTTAAATTACCTGTTGGTAAAAAATATACAGAACTTCGTGGTTTAGTAGATAAGTACAAGTTAAATACAATTTGTACCAGTGGTAGTTGTCCTAACATGGGAGAATGTTGGGGAGAGGGTACTGCTACGTTCATGATTTTGGGTAATATTTGTACTCGCTCCTGTGGATTTTGCGGTGTTAAAACTGGAAGACCTGAAACAGTTGAATGGGATGAACCTGAAAAGGTCGCTCGTTCGATTAAAATAATGAAAATTAAACATGCTGTAATTACTTCAGTAGATAGGGATGACCTTAAAGATGGGGGCTCTATAATCTGGGCAGAAACAGTAGAAGCTATTCGTAGAGCAAATCCTAATACAACTTTAGAAACTCTAATTCCAGATTTTCAAGGAAGCACAAAACTTATCGATAGAATTATAGAAGTACATCCAGAAGTAGTTTCTCATAATATGGAAACTGTAAAAAGACTTACTCGAGAGGTACGAATTCAAGCGAAATATGATAGAAGTTTAGGTGTTTTAAAATACTTAAAAGATAATGGGATGAGAACTAAATCTGGTATTATGCTTGGTTTAGGTGAAACAGAAGATGAAGTAATTCAAACTATGAAAGATTTGAGAAAAGTTGGCTTAGACATTATTACCATTGGTCAATATTTACAACCAACAAAAAAACATTTACCAGTAAAAGAATTTATTACACCAGATCAATTTAAAAAGTATGAAACTCTTGGTAAAGAAATGGGATTCATGTATGTAGAAAGCGGTGCTTTAGTAAGATCTTCTTACAAAGCTCATAAGCATGCAAGCTAA
- a CDS encoding PLP-dependent cysteine synthase family protein has translation MNYAKNILETIGNTPLVQVNKLAEELPCLVLAKYETFNPGNSVKDRMALKMIEDAEVDGRLKPGGTIIEGTSGNTGMGLALAAIVKGYKCVFVMADKQSKEKIDILKAVGAEVVVCPTNVEPDDPRSYYSVSKRLAEETENAWYVNQYDNPSNAKGHYESTGPEIWEQTEGKITHFVVGVGTGGTISGVGKYLKEKNPNVKVWGIDTYGSVFKKYHETGIFDENEIYPYVTEGIGEDILPKNVDFSIIDGFTKVTDKDAAVYTQLLAKKEGMFLGNSAGAAMKGLLQLKEHFNEDDVVVVLFHDHGSRYVGKMFNDDWMKKMGYLE, from the coding sequence ATGAATTACGCAAAGAATATTCTTGAAACTATCGGTAATACACCGTTAGTGCAGGTAAATAAATTAGCAGAAGAGTTGCCATGTTTAGTTTTAGCTAAGTATGAAACTTTTAATCCAGGAAATTCTGTAAAAGATAGAATGGCGCTAAAAATGATTGAGGATGCTGAAGTCGATGGGAGATTAAAACCAGGAGGAACTATTATTGAAGGAACCTCAGGAAATACAGGAATGGGATTAGCTTTGGCGGCAATTGTAAAAGGTTACAAATGTGTTTTTGTAATGGCAGATAAGCAGAGTAAAGAGAAAATAGATATTCTTAAGGCAGTAGGAGCAGAGGTTGTTGTTTGTCCTACAAATGTTGAGCCAGACGATCCTAGAAGTTATTATTCGGTTTCTAAAAGATTAGCAGAAGAAACAGAAAATGCATGGTACGTAAATCAGTATGATAATCCGAGTAATGCAAAAGGCCATTACGAAAGTACAGGTCCAGAAATTTGGGAGCAAACCGAGGGTAAAATTACTCATTTTGTTGTTGGAGTTGGAACAGGAGGAACAATTTCAGGAGTTGGAAAGTATTTAAAAGAAAAAAATCCAAATGTAAAAGTTTGGGGAATTGATACCTATGGATCTGTCTTCAAAAAATATCACGAAACTGGAATTTTTGATGAGAATGAAATTTATCCATATGTAACAGAAGGTATAGGTGAGGATATTTTACCAAAAAATGTTGATTTTAGTATTATTGATGGATTTACAAAAGTAACAGATAAAGACGCTGCTGTTTATACTCAATTATTAGCAAAGAAAGAGGGAATGTTTCTTGGTAATTCAGCGGGAGCAGCAATGAAAGGACTCTTACAGTTAAAAGAACATTTCAATGAAGATGATGTTGTTGTTGTTTTATTCCACGATCACGGAAGCCGCTATGTGGGAAAAATGTTCAACGACGATTGGATGAAAAAAATGGGTTACTTAGAATAG
- a CDS encoding helicase HerA-like domain-containing protein: MSQTEAFYNYITEGYKSQGDFITLGAGMLGEETVTNALVNIPLKTLNRHGLIAGATGTGKTKTLQILAENMSEKGIPVLLMDVKGDLSGLGQPSSGHPKINERHEKIGISFDAKKFPIEILSISEQDGVRLRATVSEFGPVLLSRILDLTETQSGIVAIIFKYCDDNHLPLLDLKDFKKMLQFITAEGKKEISAEYGRISSSSTGAILRKIVELEQQGGELFFGEKSFEVDDLTRVDENGRGVISVLRLTDIQDKPKLFSTFMLQLLAEVYETFPEQGDSGRPELIIFIDEAHLVFDEASKALLSQIESIVKLIRSKGIGLYFVTQNPKDVPEDVLAQLGMKVQHALRAFTAKDRKALKLAAENYPDSEFYNTSEVLTKLGIGEAFVTALNEKGIPTPLVRTMLRAPMSRMDILTEKEIQEVLNNSNIIKKYNNEIDRESAYELLGEKIERINKEKSDEDRRKEEEKIRKKRSSGYSRRSSRQNPVVKVLTSATFIRAVFGILKKVL, from the coding sequence ATGAGTCAGACGGAGGCGTTTTATAATTATATCACCGAAGGTTACAAAAGTCAAGGGGATTTCATTACTCTAGGAGCTGGAATGTTAGGAGAAGAAACTGTAACCAATGCATTGGTAAATATTCCATTGAAGACATTAAATAGACATGGTTTAATCGCGGGTGCAACGGGAACAGGAAAAACCAAAACTTTACAGATTCTTGCAGAGAACATGTCAGAAAAGGGAATTCCGGTTTTATTAATGGATGTGAAAGGCGATTTAAGTGGATTGGGACAACCAAGTTCTGGTCATCCAAAAATTAATGAACGACACGAAAAAATTGGTATTTCGTTTGATGCCAAAAAATTTCCAATTGAGATTTTATCAATTTCAGAACAAGATGGTGTTAGATTAAGAGCGACTGTTTCTGAATTTGGACCTGTTTTATTGTCTAGAATTTTAGATTTAACCGAAACACAATCGGGAATTGTAGCGATTATTTTTAAATATTGTGATGATAATCATTTACCATTGCTCGATTTAAAAGATTTTAAAAAGATGCTGCAATTCATTACGGCAGAAGGGAAAAAAGAAATTTCTGCTGAATATGGAAGAATTTCATCATCTAGTACAGGAGCAATTCTTAGGAAAATTGTTGAATTAGAGCAGCAGGGCGGTGAGTTGTTTTTTGGAGAAAAGTCTTTTGAAGTAGATGATTTAACTCGTGTTGATGAAAATGGGAGAGGAGTAATATCAGTATTACGATTAACAGATATTCAAGATAAACCTAAATTATTCTCAACATTTATGCTACAACTTTTAGCTGAGGTGTATGAAACTTTTCCTGAACAAGGTGATAGCGGAAGACCTGAGTTAATTATATTTATAGATGAAGCTCATTTGGTTTTCGATGAAGCATCAAAAGCGTTACTAAGTCAGATAGAAAGTATTGTGAAGTTAATACGTTCTAAAGGAATTGGATTATATTTTGTTACACAAAACCCGAAAGATGTGCCAGAAGATGTTTTAGCTCAGCTAGGAATGAAAGTACAACATGCTTTACGTGCTTTTACCGCTAAAGATAGAAAGGCATTAAAATTAGCAGCAGAAAATTATCCAGATTCAGAATTTTACAATACCAGTGAAGTACTGACAAAATTAGGGATAGGTGAAGCTTTTGTAACTGCTTTAAATGAAAAAGGAATTCCCACTCCATTGGTAAGAACAATGTTAAGAGCTCCAATGAGTAGAATGGATATCCTTACTGAAAAGGAAATTCAAGAAGTACTGAATAATTCTAATATCATAAAAAAGTATAATAACGAGATTGATAGAGAGAGTGCTTATGAATTATTAGGAGAAAAAATTGAACGTATTAACAAGGAAAAGTCAGATGAAGATCGTCGAAAAGAAGAAGAAAAAATTAGAAAAAAGAGAAGTTCTGGATATTCAAGAAGAAGCAGTCGACAAAATCCTGTCGTAAAAGTATTAACAAGTGCAACTTTCATAAGAGCTGTTTTTGGTATTTTAAAGAAGGTATTATAA
- a CDS encoding RidA family protein encodes MKLFQILSLVAILFLSSCTNTDQQKIKKEEKDLIFHSSKLKRKKNAPFSDAVEVGNTLYLAGQVGINPITGKLPKGGITAETRQTIENIKEVLELHGSDLDHVVKCTVILSTTDDFAEFNKIFREYFPNNKPARTTFAAGLLVGAKIEIDVIAVKADGFKEARVN; translated from the coding sequence ATGAAATTGTTTCAAATTCTAAGTTTAGTTGCAATCCTATTCTTATCGTCTTGTACAAATACTGATCAGCAGAAAATAAAAAAAGAAGAGAAGGATTTAATTTTTCATTCTTCAAAATTAAAGCGTAAAAAAAATGCTCCTTTTTCTGATGCTGTTGAAGTAGGCAATACTTTATATTTAGCTGGGCAGGTTGGTATTAATCCCATTACAGGTAAATTACCTAAAGGTGGTATAACTGCAGAAACTCGTCAAACCATAGAAAATATAAAGGAAGTTCTAGAATTACATGGTTCTGACCTTGACCATGTTGTAAAATGCACTGTAATTTTATCAACAACCGATGATTTCGCAGAATTTAATAAAATTTTCCGTGAATATTTTCCTAATAATAAGCCTGCAAGAACTACATTTGCAGCCGGTTTACTCGTAGGAGCGAAAATCGAAATTGATGTAATAGCGGTAAAAGCAGATGGATTCAAAGAAGCAAGAGTTAATTAA
- a CDS encoding 7-carboxy-7-deazaguanine synthase QueE, whose translation MDSKKQELIKQGKMLPLMEEFYTIQGEGAHTGTAAYFIRIGGCDVGCHWCDVKESWDANLHPPTETDLIVNNAKKYAETVVVTGGEPLMWSLDYITEKLQQQNIKTHIETSGAYKFSGVWDWFCLSPKKTKLPLQRAYQEADELKMIIHNKHDFEFAEEQAAKVNDKCLLYLQPEWSKRDKMIPFIIDYVMNNPKWKISLQTHKYLNIP comes from the coding sequence ATGGATTCAAAGAAGCAAGAGTTAATTAAACAAGGAAAAATGCTTCCTTTAATGGAAGAATTCTACACTATACAGGGTGAAGGAGCGCATACAGGAACGGCAGCTTATTTTATAAGAATTGGTGGGTGCGATGTTGGTTGTCATTGGTGTGATGTCAAAGAAAGCTGGGATGCTAATTTACATCCTCCAACAGAAACTGATCTTATTGTTAACAATGCTAAAAAATATGCAGAAACTGTTGTAGTAACTGGTGGTGAACCTTTAATGTGGAGTTTGGATTATATTACTGAAAAATTACAGCAGCAAAATATAAAAACTCATATTGAAACGTCTGGAGCTTATAAATTTTCTGGAGTTTGGGATTGGTTTTGCTTATCTCCTAAGAAAACAAAATTACCTCTTCAAAGAGCTTATCAAGAGGCTGACGAATTAAAGATGATTATACATAATAAACATGATTTTGAATTTGCTGAAGAACAAGCTGCTAAAGTGAATGATAAATGTTTGTTATACTTGCAACCTGAATGGAGTAAACGCGATAAAATGATTCCTTTTATTATTGATTATGTAATGAATAATCCTAAATGGAAAATATCACTTCAAACACATAAGTATTTAAATATACCTTAA